The following are from one region of the Candidatus Methylacidiphilales bacterium genome:
- a CDS encoding tyrosine-type recombinase/integrase, translating to MAMAKTYLQGKSPEFLTRTWAFVIQEIAHNYCGPTLERWLRVTRSKPFDVIRNLPLVDTDSSHFIQVLRHPRAGTSTNLWLRRLHNFTMDMGWLLMPVLPKAGWPKIKHKTRYAITAAEHQMIIDSEQNQERKLFYELLWETGGSQSDIACLSWANVDSEQGIIFYHRKKLESRGGEAARIRIGSHLTAILEQLPQAGLFFPRIAREESKHRSAEFKRRCCILGIKGRSLHSYRYAWAERAYSAGMPEREAMAHLGHKSSAIHRAYARKADNVTMPLEFYEDQKSKKVIDFSILARNKAA from the coding sequence ATGGCGATGGCCAAAACCTACCTGCAAGGCAAGAGCCCTGAGTTTTTGACCCGCACTTGGGCTTTCGTCATTCAAGAAATCGCACACAACTATTGCGGCCCCACCTTGGAGCGCTGGCTGCGTGTCACCCGCAGCAAGCCCTTTGATGTCATCCGCAATTTACCCTTGGTCGATACGGACAGCTCGCATTTTATCCAAGTCTTGCGCCATCCCCGCGCTGGCACTTCTACAAATCTTTGGCTGCGACGCCTGCATAATTTTACAATGGATATGGGCTGGCTGCTCATGCCCGTTTTGCCAAAAGCCGGCTGGCCCAAGATCAAGCACAAGACGCGCTACGCCATCACCGCAGCGGAGCACCAAATGATTATTGATTCCGAACAAAACCAAGAGCGGAAATTGTTTTACGAACTGCTTTGGGAAACCGGCGGCTCGCAATCGGACATTGCCTGCTTGTCGTGGGCCAATGTCGATTCAGAGCAGGGAATAATTTTCTACCACCGCAAGAAGCTGGAAAGCCGGGGTGGGGAAGCCGCACGGATACGCATAGGCTCGCATCTGACTGCGATTTTGGAGCAGCTACCCCAAGCAGGGCTGTTCTTTCCACGGATAGCAAGGGAAGAGTCCAAGCACCGCTCTGCGGAGTTTAAACGCCGTTGCTGCATACTTGGAATCAAGGGCCGCAGCCTGCACAGCTACCGCTACGCATGGGCTGAAAGGGCTTACAGTGCGGGAATGCCGGAACGAGAAGCGATGGCGCACCTAGGCCACAAAAGCTCCGCGATTCACCGCGCTTATGCCCGTAAAGCGGATAACGTCACTATGCCGCTGGAATTTTACGAAGATCAAAAATCCAAGAAGGTGATTGATTTTAGCATCTTGGCAAGAAATAAGGCCGCTTAA